A window from Ictalurus furcatus strain D&B chromosome 16, Billie_1.0, whole genome shotgun sequence encodes these proteins:
- the LOC128620368 gene encoding CXADR-like membrane protein — protein sequence MSATFGSLLLLLVLGVLQARGQTEMKRVVGDNATLPCHHQLWHADTSLLDIEWLLVKPNAKQKAVITYFAGRIYDPSEGEAGKLTLSGDYLKGDASLMISDLSLTDSGEYSCKVKNGGKYYWNTVNLIVLVKPSKPRCWMEGRLLEGSDVKMSCKSADGSDPIRYKWERVLDKGRYVGKLPPLALLDLKNPEIVTLRNLSRESAGVYKCTASNDVGEESCTVEVKIHYVRGMGVMAGAAVGVSLGVLLLVLIVWLVFRKKDKKKYEEEETPNEIREDAEAPKAKLMKPNSLSSSRSGSSRSGTSSTQSMVPSGAPRGHKLHPPPPSAGPRKDSVQPSTLPAMPPAYTQVAPKLPEPHSSPKLSPGNLARMGAMPVMIPAQTKAFQTV from the exons TGTTGGGTGTGTTGCAAGCGCGCGGGCAGACGGAGATGAAGCGAGTGGTGGGCGATAACGCCACGCTGCCATGTCACCATCAGCTTTGGCATGCGGACACGTCGCTGCTGGACATCGAGTGGCTGCTGGTGAAACCCAACGCCAAGCAGAAAGCG GTGATCACCTACTTTGCAGGACGGATCTACGACCCGAGCGAGGGCGAGGCAGGCAAGTTGACGCTCTCGGGCGATTATCTGAAGGGCGATGCATCACTGATGATCAGCGACCTTTCGCTCACAGACTCTGGCGAGTACAGCTGCAAGGTGAAGAACGGAGGGAAGTACTACTGGAATACGGTCAACCTCATCGTCCTCG TTAAGCCGTCGAAGCCTCGCTGCTGGATGGAGGGACGGCTGTTGGAGGGCAGCGACGTGAAGATGAGCTGTAAATCCGCAGACGGCTCCGACCCCATCCGTTACAAATGGGAGAGAGTGCTGGACAAGGGTAGATATGTGGGGAAACTACCACCTCTCGCTCTCCTGG ACCTGAAGAACCCGGAGATCGTGACTCTGAGAAACTTGAGCCGAGAGAGTGCGGGCGTCTACAAGTGCACCGCCAGCAACGATGTGGGAGAGGAGAGCTGCACCGTGGAGGTCAAAATTCACT ACGTTCGAGGTATGGGAGTGATGGCCGGCGCTGCGGTGGGCGTGTCCTTGGGCGTGCTACTCCTCGTTCTCATCGTGTGGCTGGTGTTCCGCAAGAAGGACAAGAAGAAGTACGAAGAGGAGGAGACGCCCAATGAGATCAG AGAGGACGCTGAAGCTCCCAAGGCCAAGCTGATGAAACCCaactctctctcctcctcccggTCGGGAAGCTCTCGATCAGGCACCTCCTCCACCCAGTCCATGGTTCCCAGCGGCGCCCCACGTGGCCACAAGCTTCACCCACCCCCTCCCTCGGCGGGGCCTCGGAAAGACAGCGTCCAGCCTTCGACGTTGCCAGCCATGCCCCCGGCGTACACGCAGGTCGCCCCGAAACTCCCCGAGCCCCACAGCAGCCCCAAACTAAGCCCGGGCAACCTGGCACGGATGGGCGCCATGCCGGTGATGATCCCGGCCCAAACCAAGGCATTCCAGACTGTCTAG